One genomic region from Falco rusticolus isolate bFalRus1 chromosome 19, bFalRus1.pri, whole genome shotgun sequence encodes:
- the ITGA5 gene encoding integrin alpha-5 isoform X1, with product MFLVSCPPWGSRSLVSLFPVSVLVPLKCSGPQYPVSRCPCPRCPCALRVSCYSLSLMSRCPLGVLMPQGVPIPDVPVSQGVPVPFRCPGAPGLSRCPSGVFIPDVPAPSERPGAPGLFLSLMSRSSPASPGAPCPRCGVGAGVRRGSGSSPVSHGGAGRAGPPRAFSEGTREREAAPSSASPAPPWPRPRPPRAAPGPGPGRCYRCCCRCCCRRPPLPSTWRRRGPSPSAGPPGPSSASPWTFTCPGPAATPPSIPLTHTPPSVSILVGAPKANTSQPNVTQGGAVYHCPWPPGDDCTPIDFDHIGARTHDFGGNSTETPDPVEFKSLQWFGATVRAHNASILACAPLYSWSPPKEEGGGREPVGTCFLSIGNFSKFVEYAPCRSDLNSAAGQGYCQGGFSAEFTQTGRVLLGGPGSYFWQGQVMSATQEQITASSYPEYFIQEVAGQLQTRQAAPTHDDSYMGYSVAVGEFSGDTTQDFVAGVPKGNLTYGYVTILNGTNMKSLYNFSGEQMAAYFGYAVAATDVNNDGLADLLVGAPLFMARTGEGRVQEVGRVYLYLQLPGGALPTPAMALTGPQEFGRFGSAIAPLGDLDLDGFNDVAVGAPLGTEGRQGLVYIYSGRGAGLHPQPAQVLRGHWAPGRHPDFFGAALRGATDLDGNGYPDLLVGAFGVDTAVVYRGRPIVHASAMLSVFPTMFNPEERSCVLEGTGLHVPCINVSFCLNASGRHLPGPIGFTVELSMDGAKAGGGRRALFLPGGQPTRTLTLPVPNGAGTRCHTMAVFLRNESEFRDKLSPIAVGLSFALDPHAPPDTHGLHPVLAAHTHTRLETKAHIQLDCGEDNVCVPDLQLEASADRHAVYLGDRNSLNLTFNARNQGEGGAYEAELHVRPPPHAQYTGVLRPHGNFSALSCELGVGNNSSPLICDLGNPMKAGASIWGGLRFTVPHLSDSSKSIRFELQIRSKNANNSQSEVVTVPLEVRAATRLSAFGVSRPDVVIVPEGGWTPEQPPRQLQDLGPPVEHIYEVVNEGPSAISHGTLELSCPLSYRGHPLLYVTGHSGPRNCSTSHPLDNLRLAEQEQSPEAHGLQRRDTGDVVTRDTRGSSPPAPPYTLGCPEAECFRLSCPMGGLEKQQRVSLRLAFRLWAPSLRQRETRVQALHCEAEYRVLRLPYRIWPQHYPSQRLQVLTGLQWARAEGGHGVPVWVVVLAVLLGLLLLALLCYGLYKLGFFKRSGPYGTAMEKAQLKPQAASEA from the exons ATGTTCCTGGTGTCCTGCCCCCCCTGGGGATCCCGGTCTCTGGTGTCCCTGTTCCCAGTGTCCGTCCTGGTGCCCCTCAAGTGCTCTGGTCCCCAGTATCCAGTGTCCCGATGTCCCTGTCCCCGGTGTCCTTGTGCCCTCAGGGTATCCTGTTATTCCCTGTCCCTGATGTCCCGGTGTCCCTTGGGTGTCCTAATGCCCCAGGGTGTCCCCATTCCTGATGTCCCGGTATCCCAGGGTGTCCCGGTGCCCTTCAGGTGCCCCGGTGCCCCCGGGTTGTCCCGGTGCCCCTCGGGTGTCTTCATCCCCGACGTTCCGGCCCCTTCGGAGCGTCCCGGTGCCCCAGGATTATTCCTGTCCCTGATGTCCCGCTCCTCCCCGGCCTCTCCCGGCGCCCCGTGCCCCCGGTGTGGTGTCGGTGCCGGTGTCCGACGGGGCTCTGGCTCCTCCCCGGTGAGTcacggcggggcggggcgggccgggcccccccgggCATTTTCCGAGGGGACTCGGGAGCGGGAGGCAGCGCCGAGCTCGGCCAGCCCCGCTCCGCCatggccccggccccggcccccccgcgccgcccccggtCCCGGCCCCGGGCGCTGCtaccgctgctgctgccgctgctgctgccgccgcccgccgctgcCTTCAACCTGGAGGCGGCGCGGCCCGTCGCCTTCCGCGGGGCCCCCGGGTCCCTCTTCGGCTTCGCCTTGGACTTTTacctgccccggccccgcag CCACCCCGCCGAGCATCCCACTCACGCACACCCCCCCCAGCGTCAGCATCCTGGTGGGTGCCCCCAAAGCCAACACGAGCCAGCCCAATGTCACCCAGGGGGGGGCAGTCTACCACTGCCCCTGGCCCCCCGGTGATGACTGCACCCCCATCGACTTTGACCACATCG GAGCCCGCACCCATGACTTCGGGGGCAACAGCACAGAGACCCCTGACCCCGTCGAGTTCAAGTCCTTGCAGTGGTTTGGGGCCACTGTGCGGGCACACAACGCCTCCATCCTG gcctgtGCCCCACTGTACAGCTGGAGCCCCCccaaggaggaaggggggggacgGGAGCCAGTGGGCACCTGCTTCCTCTCCATCGGCAACTTCTCTAAGTTTGTGGAGTATGCACCCTGCCGCTCAG acCTGAACTCTGCAGCGGGGCAGGGCTACTGCCAGGGGGGCTTCAGCGCGGAGTTCACCCag ACAGGACGGGTGCTCTTGGGGGGGCCTGGCAGCTACTTCTGGCAAG GGCAGGTGATGTCGGCGACGCAGGAGCAGATCACAGCCTCCAGCTACCCGGAGTACTTCATCCAGGAGGTGGCTGGGCAGCTCCAGACGCGCCAGGCAGCCCCCACACACGATGACAGCTACATGG GCTACTCCGTGGCAGTTGGCGAGTTCAGCGGGGACACAACACAAG ATTTTGTGGCTGGTGTCCCTAAGGGCAACCTCACCTATGGCTAC gtCACCATCCTCAACGGCACCAACATGAAGTCCCTGTACAACTTCTCAGGGGagcag ATGGCAGCATATTTCGGCTACGCAGTGGCAGCCACGGACGTGAACAACGACGG GCTGGCCGACCTGCTGGTGGGGGCTCCCCTCTTCATGGCGCGGACAGGGGAGGGGCGCGTGCAGGAGGTGGGCAGGGTGTACCTGTACCTGCAGCTGCccgggggggccctgcccaCCCCCGCCATGGCCCTCACCGGGCCCCAGGAGTTCGGGCGCTTCGGCAGTGCCATCGCCCCCCTGGGGGACCTTGACCTGGACGGCTTCAACG ACGTGGCGGTGGGGGCCCCACTGGGCACCGAGGGCCGGCAGGGGCTGGTGTACATCTAcagcgggcggggggctgggctgcacccccagccagcccaggtgCTGCGGGGGCACTGGGCGCCTGGCCGGCACCCCGACTTCTTCGGAGCCGCCCTGCGTGGGGCCACGGACCTCGACGGCAACGGCTACCCAG ACCTCCTCGTGGGTGCCTTTGGGGTGGATACAGCCGTGGTGTACAG GGGCCGTCCCATCGTCCACGCCAGCGCCATGCTCAGCGTCTTCCCCACCATGTTCAACCCGGAGGAGCGCAGCTGTGTCCTGGAGGGCACCGGCCTTCACGTCCCCTG catcAATGTCAGCTTCTGCCTCAACGCCTCGGGACGTCACCTGCCCGGCCCCATCG GGTTCACGGTGGAGCTGAGCATGGATGGGGCGAAGGCTggtggggggcggcgggcgctgtTCCTCCCAGGGGGGCAGCCCACCCGCACCCTCACCCTGCCTGTCCCCAATGGCGCCGGCACCCGCTGCCACACCATGGCTGTCTTCCTGCGG AACGAGTCAGAGTTTCGGGATAAGCTGTCACCCATCGCTGTGGGGTTGAGCTTCGCTCTGGACCCCCACGCGCCCCCTGATACCCATGGGCTGCATCCAGTCCTGGCTGCTCATACCCACACCCGACTGGAGACCAAG GCTCACATCCAGCTGGACTGTGGGGAGGACAACGTCTGCGTGCCTgacctgcagctggaggcatcTGC GGACCGCCACGCCGTCTACCTGGGAGACCGCAACAGCCTGAACTTGACCTTCAATGCCCGCAACCAGGGCGAGGGGGGGGCTTACGAGGCCGAGCTGCACGtgcgcccccctccccacgcccAGTACACCGGGGTGCTGCGCCCACATGGG AACTTCTCTGCACTGAGCTGTGAGCTTGGGGTGGGCAACAACTCGAGCCCCCTCATCTGCGACCTGGGCAACCCCATGAAGGCGGGTGCCAGC ATCTGGGGGGGGCTGCGCTTCACTGTCCCCCACCTCAgtgacagcagcaaaagcatccGCTTTGAGCTGCAGATCCGCAG CAAGAACGCCAACAACTCGCAGAGCGAGGTGGTGACAGTGCCACTGGAGGTGCGGGCAGCCACCCGCCTCTCTGCCTTTGG ggtgtcACGGCCTGATGTTGTCATTGTCCCTGAGGGGGGCTGGACACCTGAGCAGCCACCCCGGCAGCTGCAGGACCTGGGGCCGCCCGTGGAGCACATCTATGAG GTAGTGAACGAGGGTCCCAGCGCCATCAGCCACGGCACCCTGGAGCTGAGCTGTCCCCTGAGCTACCGGGGCCACCCCCTCCTCTATGTCACTGGCCACTCGGGACCCCGCAACTGCTCCACCAGTCACCCTCTGGACAACCTGCGCCTGGCG gagcaggagcagagccctgAGGCACACGGCCTGCAGCGCCGGGACACAGGGGACGTGGTCACCAGGGACACgcggggcagcagcccccctgcacccccctaCACCCTG GGGTGCCCCGAGGCCGAGTGCTTCCGCCTGAGCTGCCCCATGGGggggctggagaagcagcagcgGGTGAGCCTGCGCCTGGCCTTCCGTCTCTGGGCCCCCTCCCTGCGGCAG CGGGAGACGCGGGTGCAGGCGCTACATTGTGAGGCTGAGTACCGGGTGCTGCGGCTGCCGTACCGCATCTGGCCCCAGCACTACCCCAGCCAGCGCCTACag GTGTTGACAGGGCTGCAGTGGGCACGCGCCGAGGGCGGCCATGGGGTGCCAGTGTgggtggtggtgctggcagtgctgctgggactgCTGCTGCTCGCCCTGCTCTGCTACGGCCTCTACAAG
- the ITGA5 gene encoding integrin alpha-5 isoform X3 produces the protein MAPAPAPPRRPRSRPRALLPLLLPLLLPPPAAAFNLEAARPVAFRGAPGSLFGFALDFYLPRPRSVSILVGAPKANTSQPNVTQGGAVYHCPWPPGDDCTPIDFDHIGARTHDFGGNSTETPDPVEFKSLQWFGATVRAHNASILACAPLYSWSPPKEEGGGREPVGTCFLSIGNFSKFVEYAPCRSDLNSAAGQGYCQGGFSAEFTQTGRVLLGGPGSYFWQGQVMSATQEQITASSYPEYFIQEVAGQLQTRQAAPTHDDSYMGYSVAVGEFSGDTTQDFVAGVPKGNLTYGYVTILNGTNMKSLYNFSGEQMAAYFGYAVAATDVNNDGLADLLVGAPLFMARTGEGRVQEVGRVYLYLQLPGGALPTPAMALTGPQEFGRFGSAIAPLGDLDLDGFNDVAVGAPLGTEGRQGLVYIYSGRGAGLHPQPAQVLRGHWAPGRHPDFFGAALRGATDLDGNGYPDLLVGAFGVDTAVVYRGRPIVHASAMLSVFPTMFNPEERSCVLEGTGLHVPCINVSFCLNASGRHLPGPIGFTVELSMDGAKAGGGRRALFLPGGQPTRTLTLPVPNGAGTRCHTMAVFLRNESEFRDKLSPIAVGLSFALDPHAPPDTHGLHPVLAAHTHTRLETKAHIQLDCGEDNVCVPDLQLEASADRHAVYLGDRNSLNLTFNARNQGEGGAYEAELHVRPPPHAQYTGVLRPHGNFSALSCELGVGNNSSPLICDLGNPMKAGASIWGGLRFTVPHLSDSSKSIRFELQIRSKNANNSQSEVVTVPLEVRAATRLSAFGVSRPDVVIVPEGGWTPEQPPRQLQDLGPPVEHIYEVVNEGPSAISHGTLELSCPLSYRGHPLLYVTGHSGPRNCSTSHPLDNLRLAEQEQSPEAHGLQRRDTGDVVTRDTRGSSPPAPPYTLGCPEAECFRLSCPMGGLEKQQRVSLRLAFRLWAPSLRQRETRVQALHCEAEYRVLRLPYRIWPQHYPSQRLQVLTGLQWARAEGGHGVPVWVVVLAVLLGLLLLALLCYGLYKLGFFKRSGPYGTAMEKAQLKPQAASEA, from the exons atggccccggccccggcccccccgcgccgcccccggtCCCGGCCCCGGGCGCTGCtaccgctgctgctgccgctgctgctgccgccgcccgccgctgcCTTCAACCTGGAGGCGGCGCGGCCCGTCGCCTTCCGCGGGGCCCCCGGGTCCCTCTTCGGCTTCGCCTTGGACTTTTacctgccccggccccgcag CGTCAGCATCCTGGTGGGTGCCCCCAAAGCCAACACGAGCCAGCCCAATGTCACCCAGGGGGGGGCAGTCTACCACTGCCCCTGGCCCCCCGGTGATGACTGCACCCCCATCGACTTTGACCACATCG GAGCCCGCACCCATGACTTCGGGGGCAACAGCACAGAGACCCCTGACCCCGTCGAGTTCAAGTCCTTGCAGTGGTTTGGGGCCACTGTGCGGGCACACAACGCCTCCATCCTG gcctgtGCCCCACTGTACAGCTGGAGCCCCCccaaggaggaaggggggggacgGGAGCCAGTGGGCACCTGCTTCCTCTCCATCGGCAACTTCTCTAAGTTTGTGGAGTATGCACCCTGCCGCTCAG acCTGAACTCTGCAGCGGGGCAGGGCTACTGCCAGGGGGGCTTCAGCGCGGAGTTCACCCag ACAGGACGGGTGCTCTTGGGGGGGCCTGGCAGCTACTTCTGGCAAG GGCAGGTGATGTCGGCGACGCAGGAGCAGATCACAGCCTCCAGCTACCCGGAGTACTTCATCCAGGAGGTGGCTGGGCAGCTCCAGACGCGCCAGGCAGCCCCCACACACGATGACAGCTACATGG GCTACTCCGTGGCAGTTGGCGAGTTCAGCGGGGACACAACACAAG ATTTTGTGGCTGGTGTCCCTAAGGGCAACCTCACCTATGGCTAC gtCACCATCCTCAACGGCACCAACATGAAGTCCCTGTACAACTTCTCAGGGGagcag ATGGCAGCATATTTCGGCTACGCAGTGGCAGCCACGGACGTGAACAACGACGG GCTGGCCGACCTGCTGGTGGGGGCTCCCCTCTTCATGGCGCGGACAGGGGAGGGGCGCGTGCAGGAGGTGGGCAGGGTGTACCTGTACCTGCAGCTGCccgggggggccctgcccaCCCCCGCCATGGCCCTCACCGGGCCCCAGGAGTTCGGGCGCTTCGGCAGTGCCATCGCCCCCCTGGGGGACCTTGACCTGGACGGCTTCAACG ACGTGGCGGTGGGGGCCCCACTGGGCACCGAGGGCCGGCAGGGGCTGGTGTACATCTAcagcgggcggggggctgggctgcacccccagccagcccaggtgCTGCGGGGGCACTGGGCGCCTGGCCGGCACCCCGACTTCTTCGGAGCCGCCCTGCGTGGGGCCACGGACCTCGACGGCAACGGCTACCCAG ACCTCCTCGTGGGTGCCTTTGGGGTGGATACAGCCGTGGTGTACAG GGGCCGTCCCATCGTCCACGCCAGCGCCATGCTCAGCGTCTTCCCCACCATGTTCAACCCGGAGGAGCGCAGCTGTGTCCTGGAGGGCACCGGCCTTCACGTCCCCTG catcAATGTCAGCTTCTGCCTCAACGCCTCGGGACGTCACCTGCCCGGCCCCATCG GGTTCACGGTGGAGCTGAGCATGGATGGGGCGAAGGCTggtggggggcggcgggcgctgtTCCTCCCAGGGGGGCAGCCCACCCGCACCCTCACCCTGCCTGTCCCCAATGGCGCCGGCACCCGCTGCCACACCATGGCTGTCTTCCTGCGG AACGAGTCAGAGTTTCGGGATAAGCTGTCACCCATCGCTGTGGGGTTGAGCTTCGCTCTGGACCCCCACGCGCCCCCTGATACCCATGGGCTGCATCCAGTCCTGGCTGCTCATACCCACACCCGACTGGAGACCAAG GCTCACATCCAGCTGGACTGTGGGGAGGACAACGTCTGCGTGCCTgacctgcagctggaggcatcTGC GGACCGCCACGCCGTCTACCTGGGAGACCGCAACAGCCTGAACTTGACCTTCAATGCCCGCAACCAGGGCGAGGGGGGGGCTTACGAGGCCGAGCTGCACGtgcgcccccctccccacgcccAGTACACCGGGGTGCTGCGCCCACATGGG AACTTCTCTGCACTGAGCTGTGAGCTTGGGGTGGGCAACAACTCGAGCCCCCTCATCTGCGACCTGGGCAACCCCATGAAGGCGGGTGCCAGC ATCTGGGGGGGGCTGCGCTTCACTGTCCCCCACCTCAgtgacagcagcaaaagcatccGCTTTGAGCTGCAGATCCGCAG CAAGAACGCCAACAACTCGCAGAGCGAGGTGGTGACAGTGCCACTGGAGGTGCGGGCAGCCACCCGCCTCTCTGCCTTTGG ggtgtcACGGCCTGATGTTGTCATTGTCCCTGAGGGGGGCTGGACACCTGAGCAGCCACCCCGGCAGCTGCAGGACCTGGGGCCGCCCGTGGAGCACATCTATGAG GTAGTGAACGAGGGTCCCAGCGCCATCAGCCACGGCACCCTGGAGCTGAGCTGTCCCCTGAGCTACCGGGGCCACCCCCTCCTCTATGTCACTGGCCACTCGGGACCCCGCAACTGCTCCACCAGTCACCCTCTGGACAACCTGCGCCTGGCG gagcaggagcagagccctgAGGCACACGGCCTGCAGCGCCGGGACACAGGGGACGTGGTCACCAGGGACACgcggggcagcagcccccctgcacccccctaCACCCTG GGGTGCCCCGAGGCCGAGTGCTTCCGCCTGAGCTGCCCCATGGGggggctggagaagcagcagcgGGTGAGCCTGCGCCTGGCCTTCCGTCTCTGGGCCCCCTCCCTGCGGCAG CGGGAGACGCGGGTGCAGGCGCTACATTGTGAGGCTGAGTACCGGGTGCTGCGGCTGCCGTACCGCATCTGGCCCCAGCACTACCCCAGCCAGCGCCTACag GTGTTGACAGGGCTGCAGTGGGCACGCGCCGAGGGCGGCCATGGGGTGCCAGTGTgggtggtggtgctggcagtgctgctgggactgCTGCTGCTCGCCCTGCTCTGCTACGGCCTCTACAAG
- the ITGA5 gene encoding integrin alpha-5 isoform X4, whose amino-acid sequence MSATQEQITASSYPEYFIQEVAGQLQTRQAAPTHDDSYMGYSVAVGEFSGDTTQDFVAGVPKGNLTYGYVTILNGTNMKSLYNFSGEQMAAYFGYAVAATDVNNDGLADLLVGAPLFMARTGEGRVQEVGRVYLYLQLPGGALPTPAMALTGPQEFGRFGSAIAPLGDLDLDGFNDVAVGAPLGTEGRQGLVYIYSGRGAGLHPQPAQVLRGHWAPGRHPDFFGAALRGATDLDGNGYPDLLVGAFGVDTAVVYRGRPIVHASAMLSVFPTMFNPEERSCVLEGTGLHVPCINVSFCLNASGRHLPGPIGFTVELSMDGAKAGGGRRALFLPGGQPTRTLTLPVPNGAGTRCHTMAVFLRNESEFRDKLSPIAVGLSFALDPHAPPDTHGLHPVLAAHTHTRLETKAHIQLDCGEDNVCVPDLQLEASADRHAVYLGDRNSLNLTFNARNQGEGGAYEAELHVRPPPHAQYTGVLRPHGNFSALSCELGVGNNSSPLICDLGNPMKAGASIWGGLRFTVPHLSDSSKSIRFELQIRSKNANNSQSEVVTVPLEVRAATRLSAFGVSRPDVVIVPEGGWTPEQPPRQLQDLGPPVEHIYEVVNEGPSAISHGTLELSCPLSYRGHPLLYVTGHSGPRNCSTSHPLDNLRLAEQEQSPEAHGLQRRDTGDVVTRDTRGSSPPAPPYTLGCPEAECFRLSCPMGGLEKQQRVSLRLAFRLWAPSLRQRETRVQALHCEAEYRVLRLPYRIWPQHYPSQRLQVLTGLQWARAEGGHGVPVWVVVLAVLLGLLLLALLCYGLYKLGFFKRSGPYGTAMEKAQLKPQAASEA is encoded by the exons ATGTCGGCGACGCAGGAGCAGATCACAGCCTCCAGCTACCCGGAGTACTTCATCCAGGAGGTGGCTGGGCAGCTCCAGACGCGCCAGGCAGCCCCCACACACGATGACAGCTACATGG GCTACTCCGTGGCAGTTGGCGAGTTCAGCGGGGACACAACACAAG ATTTTGTGGCTGGTGTCCCTAAGGGCAACCTCACCTATGGCTAC gtCACCATCCTCAACGGCACCAACATGAAGTCCCTGTACAACTTCTCAGGGGagcag ATGGCAGCATATTTCGGCTACGCAGTGGCAGCCACGGACGTGAACAACGACGG GCTGGCCGACCTGCTGGTGGGGGCTCCCCTCTTCATGGCGCGGACAGGGGAGGGGCGCGTGCAGGAGGTGGGCAGGGTGTACCTGTACCTGCAGCTGCccgggggggccctgcccaCCCCCGCCATGGCCCTCACCGGGCCCCAGGAGTTCGGGCGCTTCGGCAGTGCCATCGCCCCCCTGGGGGACCTTGACCTGGACGGCTTCAACG ACGTGGCGGTGGGGGCCCCACTGGGCACCGAGGGCCGGCAGGGGCTGGTGTACATCTAcagcgggcggggggctgggctgcacccccagccagcccaggtgCTGCGGGGGCACTGGGCGCCTGGCCGGCACCCCGACTTCTTCGGAGCCGCCCTGCGTGGGGCCACGGACCTCGACGGCAACGGCTACCCAG ACCTCCTCGTGGGTGCCTTTGGGGTGGATACAGCCGTGGTGTACAG GGGCCGTCCCATCGTCCACGCCAGCGCCATGCTCAGCGTCTTCCCCACCATGTTCAACCCGGAGGAGCGCAGCTGTGTCCTGGAGGGCACCGGCCTTCACGTCCCCTG catcAATGTCAGCTTCTGCCTCAACGCCTCGGGACGTCACCTGCCCGGCCCCATCG GGTTCACGGTGGAGCTGAGCATGGATGGGGCGAAGGCTggtggggggcggcgggcgctgtTCCTCCCAGGGGGGCAGCCCACCCGCACCCTCACCCTGCCTGTCCCCAATGGCGCCGGCACCCGCTGCCACACCATGGCTGTCTTCCTGCGG AACGAGTCAGAGTTTCGGGATAAGCTGTCACCCATCGCTGTGGGGTTGAGCTTCGCTCTGGACCCCCACGCGCCCCCTGATACCCATGGGCTGCATCCAGTCCTGGCTGCTCATACCCACACCCGACTGGAGACCAAG GCTCACATCCAGCTGGACTGTGGGGAGGACAACGTCTGCGTGCCTgacctgcagctggaggcatcTGC GGACCGCCACGCCGTCTACCTGGGAGACCGCAACAGCCTGAACTTGACCTTCAATGCCCGCAACCAGGGCGAGGGGGGGGCTTACGAGGCCGAGCTGCACGtgcgcccccctccccacgcccAGTACACCGGGGTGCTGCGCCCACATGGG AACTTCTCTGCACTGAGCTGTGAGCTTGGGGTGGGCAACAACTCGAGCCCCCTCATCTGCGACCTGGGCAACCCCATGAAGGCGGGTGCCAGC ATCTGGGGGGGGCTGCGCTTCACTGTCCCCCACCTCAgtgacagcagcaaaagcatccGCTTTGAGCTGCAGATCCGCAG CAAGAACGCCAACAACTCGCAGAGCGAGGTGGTGACAGTGCCACTGGAGGTGCGGGCAGCCACCCGCCTCTCTGCCTTTGG ggtgtcACGGCCTGATGTTGTCATTGTCCCTGAGGGGGGCTGGACACCTGAGCAGCCACCCCGGCAGCTGCAGGACCTGGGGCCGCCCGTGGAGCACATCTATGAG GTAGTGAACGAGGGTCCCAGCGCCATCAGCCACGGCACCCTGGAGCTGAGCTGTCCCCTGAGCTACCGGGGCCACCCCCTCCTCTATGTCACTGGCCACTCGGGACCCCGCAACTGCTCCACCAGTCACCCTCTGGACAACCTGCGCCTGGCG gagcaggagcagagccctgAGGCACACGGCCTGCAGCGCCGGGACACAGGGGACGTGGTCACCAGGGACACgcggggcagcagcccccctgcacccccctaCACCCTG GGGTGCCCCGAGGCCGAGTGCTTCCGCCTGAGCTGCCCCATGGGggggctggagaagcagcagcgGGTGAGCCTGCGCCTGGCCTTCCGTCTCTGGGCCCCCTCCCTGCGGCAG CGGGAGACGCGGGTGCAGGCGCTACATTGTGAGGCTGAGTACCGGGTGCTGCGGCTGCCGTACCGCATCTGGCCCCAGCACTACCCCAGCCAGCGCCTACag GTGTTGACAGGGCTGCAGTGGGCACGCGCCGAGGGCGGCCATGGGGTGCCAGTGTgggtggtggtgctggcagtgctgctgggactgCTGCTGCTCGCCCTGCTCTGCTACGGCCTCTACAAG